The DNA window TACCAAGGTATTCACTGGCGCAGCGGCGTCATGCTCGCCTATTGCGAGGGCGACGAAGTCTACAACATCGCCCGCATCAAGGCCGACCCCGAAGACAAAAAGATCTTTATTGCCATCAACGGGCGCGAAACGACCCGCCGCGTCTTTCTCTCTCTCATCCGTGACACCTTCAACAAAATCCATCACAGCTTTGCCGATCTTGAGGTCACCGAATGGGTACCTGTCCCTAACTATCCCAACCATCCCCCTCTCGACTACCAAGAGCTTTTGGGACTAGAAGCCATGGGTGAACAAAACTACCCCATCGGCAAGCTTCGCATCAAAGTCAACCTGCGCCAGCTTCTCGACGGCTACGAGCCAATAGAGGTTCGTCGGCGCTATAACCGAGGTGATAAAGACTTCGACCAAGGCTATGCAAGTCCTTTTACTATTATCAACAACGTAGAGGTTACCGCCATGTCAGAAGGTTCTAAGTTTACCAACCATAACCAAGGGGCCAATATTGGCAACTTCGTCAACGAAGCCAACAACAGTCCGGTCACCGCCACTGACTTTACCCAAACCAGTGGCGTTACAACTGCCGACGTGCTACAGATGATCGATCGCCTGCGCCAAACCGCTGCTCAGCTTCCCCCAGAGGTTCAAGATAACCTAATCATTGACCTCAAGGCTGTTGAGGACGAAGTCCAAAAACCTGAAGACCAGCGCAATATGCCCCGGATTAAACAACGCTTAACGGCTTTGCTGACAGCAGCCACTATCGGGATGGGCAGTATTGTGGGCGGCGTGTCGGCTGCCAATACCTTTGCTGACGAAGTGATTGAGCTAGGCAGTAAAATCGGTATTGAACTGCAACTCCCCTCATCTCAGCCGTAGGTTTTATTCGTTAAGCCATACACCATCTCATGTGAGGGATTATCTCTACAGAACCAACTGAATCTGCGACCCTTGAGCCTGTTTTTGTACCTCGATGCGGGTTTGAAACGCTGCTTTGAGATAAGAAATGTGCGTGACCGCTAAGATACAGGCGAAATCATCAGCCAGGTCATCGAGCTTCTGCTATTGCTGGAGACGACCCAGGTGAGCTAAGTGCTGAACCCGTTGCGATCGCCCCTCGGTTAACTGATACTCCAATTGGGCGATCGCTCCAGAACCTTAAGGCATGGATAAAACACGGGATAGCTGGATGGGATCAAGGGAGCGCACTAAGCTCAGAGGTAGAGCTTGTTCACTCAGGCTATCAGCATAGGTTGCCCGCAGAAAACCGCGATAGTTAGGGTCATTCGCCACATAGGTTTGGAAAAAAGCCACGCTCATAGCATTCACATAGCGATGGGCGATTTCTGGGTCAGGGCCAACAATATTTGAGGGCAGGAGCAGAGCTTCGCTGCCATTTGCAGAGCTACCTAGGGTCGAGAAATGGGTACCTCCTTGCATCAACACAAGATATTTATTGAGGCTGCCCAGCCACGTGAAAGGACGGATTTGTTCAGGCAGAGCTGGGGCGATCGTATCCGCATTGCCAGTCATGACCATCACAGGTTTTTCAATTTGGTTAAAACCATTTTGGCCAATGATGCCGCTACCAATGGGGTTAATGGCGATCGCTGCCACAATCCGATCGTCTTGTAAGGATTGATCGAGGGTTTCCAAGGGCAAGTCCAGCGCCTGGCATTGCAGCAGTAAAGATAAGTTAAGCCAGCTATCGTCATAACAAGACTGAATTAACCGTACTCCATGAAGTGTGCCGCCGATCAGCGTAAGAGCCGTATATCCACCTAGAGACTGACCAATGATGCCCGCTTTCTCTAGATTCATGCGGCCAGATAGTTGTGGATGGTTACGATTGAGGCGTTCCAGTTCATCCAGCAAGAAGGTAATATCTAGGGGGCGATCGATAAATTCCTGGGGAGACGTTACTTCTCGTACTCGCCCCTGCACAAGAGCTTGGATTTGCATGGCATTGCTGCCAGGGTGCTCCAACACCGCCACCACAAAGCCATGGGAGGAAAGATGTTCCGCAAGATAACGATAGGTGGTGCGATCGCTGCCTAGACCATGGGAAATAATGATCACCGGCGCGGGCATGGGCGGCGTGGGGCTGCCGAGGGTTTTTGTGATGGGAACATAGACATCTGCTGCGAAGGCGCGATCGCGGCGGCGATCGCGAAGGTTCAGCGCAACCGTCTGCCAGTCGTATAAACCTACATCATGGGGGTTTTGGACGCCCATAGAGTCAATCGGCGTTTCTACCCTAGATTCAAAGGTGGCTTGGGTTTGAATGATCTGAATTGCTTGGGTTGTCTGGTTGATCAGGTTCTCCACCTCGCTCACAAAGTTGAGGGTGGCATCGACACTAATGCGCAGATCGTTGAGGGGAAACTCGTTGAGCACGTTCAAAGGCGTTAGTCCGTCGTCCGAATCCGCCGCCAGGATCAGGGCCGCGCGAATGGCAAGAGGAGCTGCCTCCGGAGATTGGGTGCGGATGATTCGGCTGATTCGCTCAAGCAGCGCTTCGCCTTGATCGGTGTAGAGAAATTGAGCCACGGCAACAGCACTCACATCAGCCTGTGTCAGCAGCAGCGATCGCATTTGCTCTTGATCCTTGGGCGTGAAGTATCGCAGGTAGGGACGAAGATTGGACGTGACCCGGCCTTCACGAGCATAGATTTCTAAATCATCTATCGCAATCGAGCGCTCGAAAACACCGATCGATAAATAAACACGTTCTGCGGCGGCGGCCGGTGTCGATAGCAGACATCCAGCCAAGCAGCTACCGATCCCAAGGGCGATCGCTCGGTAGGGATGACGACCATGGCGCATGGAACGATCGCGCAAAACCAAGGACTGGAACCATGATGGCATCAGTCTAAATGACGTGAAATGCTGCATACTTCAGGAGTTGACGGGGGCAGACATGGCTAATTCGATGATGACAGAAGATCGAGTAACTGTGTTTCTGACAGTTGGGCAACACCCAGAGTCTGTGCCTTTTCTAACTTAGATCCGGCATCACTGCCCACTACTAAATAATCCGTTTTAGAACTCACGGTTCCGGTAACTTTGCCGCCCGCCGCCTGAATTTTTGCCTTAGCATCCTCCCGACTTAGGGATGGTAAGGTGCCGGTAATCACCAACGTCTTGCCTGCTAACGGCTGAGCCCCTTGGGGTTGAACCTGATCGGGATCCAGGGCAAGCTGTAGACCGGCCTGTCGCAGGCGATCGATCAGCACCTGGTTGGCCGGCACCCGAAACCAGGCATAGACCGACTGGGCAATTTCTGCGCCAATGCCATAGACGGCGGCGATCGCTTCCGGTTCCGCTGCCCCCAAATCATCCACCTTGGCAAACTGGCTGCTTAAGGTCTGGGCATTGACACTGCCCACATGGCGAATACCTAAGCCATAGAGCACCCGCGGCCAGGGCTGTTGCTTCGACTGAGCGATCGCCCCCACCAGCTTCTGGGCCGACGTTGGCCCCATGCGATCGAGAGTCAGCAACTGCTCCACCGTCAGGTCATAGAGATCCGCTACCGATTGCACTAGGTGGCGATCGATAAATTGCTCCACCCACTTTTCACCCAGTCCGTTGATGTCTAGGGCTGCCCGGCTGGCCCAATGGCTAATCGAACCGCGCAGGATGGCAGGGCAGGAGGTATTGATGCAGCGCGTTACGGCTTCATCGGCAGGGCGCACCACCGGCTCGCCACAGGCGGGGCAATGGGTGGGCATCTCATAGCGCTGGGCATCGGCAGGACGCAGGTCTGGCATCACCCGCACCACCTCGGGAATAATTTCCCCCGCCTTGCGCACGATCACCGTATCGCCCAAGTGCAAATCCAGTTCAGTGAGGCGATCGCTATTGTGCAGCGTCGCCCGAGACACGGTGGTACCGGCAAGCTGGACGGGACTGAATTCTGCCACCGGCGTCAGTGCCCCCGTGCGTCCTACCTGAACCACCACCCGCTCTACCCGAGTTGGCGCTTCCTCGGCAGGGTATTTGAGAGCGATCGCCCAGCGGGGAAACTTTTGGGTAAAGCCTAGCTGCTGCTGGAGATCAAAATGATTCAGCTTCACCACCACCCCATCGGTCATGTAGGGTAGATCGAGGCGAGCGGTGTCCCATTGCTCAAAATAGGCCGCCACGTCTGCTAGGGATGGGCAGAGCAAGCGGTTAGGATTCACCCGAAATCCAAGATTTTGCAGCAGTTCAAGGGCCTGCCACTGGGTTGCGGGTGCATCGATACCGGCGACCTCATCGGGCAGATGGAGGGTGTAGGCAAAAAAATCCAAACGACGCTGGGCCACCACGGCGGAATCTAGTTGCCGCAGGGTGCCAGCTGCTGCATTGCGAGGATTGGCGAAGGCGGCCTCCCCCTTAGTCTGACGCTCTTCATTAATCTGACGAAACACATCTAGGGGGAGAAACGCCTCACCGCGAACCTCTAGGCGAGCCGGTGGCTGTTCTAGGTTCAGCCGTAGGGGAATGGTGCGAATGGTGCGGATATTTTGGGTAATGTCTTCGCCCGTGACGCCGTCGCCTCGGGTGGCTCCCCGCACCAGCAGCCCATGGTCGTAGGTGAGGGCGATCGCTGATCCGTCTATCTTCAGCTCCGTGACGTAGTCCACATCAGCAGCCTCGGGAGCCAAGCGCCGCCAGCGATCCTGCCAACTGGCCAACTCCTGCAAATTGAAGGCATTTTCTAGACTATAGAGGGGAATATGGTGACGCACGGACGTGAACTGATCCGCCGGCCGCTCTCCAATGCGCTGGGTAGGGCTATCGGGCGTGACCAGGTCGGGATACTCTGTTTCCAACTCCTGCAGGTCTCGATAGAGGCGATCGTAGACCGCGTCATCCATCTCCGGCGCATCCAGGACATAGTAGGCATAGCTAGCCTGCTGGAGCAACCGTCGCAGTTCAATCACGCGCTGTTGAATCGCTAAAGTGGCTGTGGTCACGCTGGCTCCTTTCTCGGTGGCTGTTTCCGATAGTTGTTTCGATGACTACTGATGAAACCCAGGGGCGATCGCCTAGGTAGATATCAAGACCTATCCAGTCAATGAACCTCTACCAACCCCAGGTGCCCGCTGCTCCCTTGAAGGGGCCGACAATGTTTTGAGTGATCCAGCCGCCGTAAAAGTCACCGGGTTGGGCCTGCACAACCTCCCCATCCACATAGCAAGCTTCCATCCGTCCTGGATAGACTGCAATGTAGTCTTGAATGCCAGCAAAAGCAGGGGTGGGATGGGGATAGCTCCAGGCCACGTCCACCTCTTGGCGATCGCCCACGGTTATGGTGTAGTAGGCTGCCTGCCCTTTCCACTCACAGATCGTCATGCGAGCAGTCTGGGTGAAATAGGCCATCTGCACATCCTCACGGGGGATGTAGTACGTCGGCGGATGGCTGGTTTCTAACACCCGCTTTGCCCGATGGGTGTCGGCGATCGCCACCCCATTGAAGATCACGCGGATATGCTGGGTCGAGTCGTCCAATACGGCTGGACGGGGATAGTCCCACACTGACTCTTGACCTGGGCCAGGTTCAATTCGTGAACGGTTTACCATGGTTAACGCTCCAAGCGATCGCTCCGTTTGCATTATCGCAAGGATTTTCGCCCTTGGTTAGCCCAGCTACTGAATGCGGGTGGGGGGACTGGTGCCATTAATGCGGTTATAGATCTCGGGATTGAGCTTTTTGCGGTTGAGCTCCCGAATGCGGCGCGATAGCAGGCGAATAATGTTCACCGCAATTCCCGGCGTTTCTTCCACCGCTTCATAGAGCTGCTGCTGGGTGAGCATGAGACATTCACAGGGTTCGAGGGTGCTGATCGAGGCTGAGCGCGGTTCAGCATCAAACACCGACATCTCGCCAAAGCAAGCTCCTTTTTCCAACTCCGCCAAGACGCGATCGCCAATATGCACCTTGACCCGCCCAGATACCAGAATATAGAGCGATCGCCCCTCCTGTCCCTGGGTAAAAATGGTGTGCTGGGCGGGAAAGGACAGCTCATCCATAATGGATGCGAGACGCACCAAGAAGTCATCTCGCAATTCATTAAAAATCGAGACACCCCGAACAAACAGTAAGCGATCGACGCTAGTTAGCATACAAAGATTCAAAACGACATCAGCAAACCCCGGTGGCTCTGGGCGGTCAGGTGATCCACATCTCACCTAGATCCATCACGGAGGAGCAGCATAGATTCTTATAGATGGAGTATGGAATAGACCATCTAAGCCAGATCGGCACAGCCAAGGTGCCATGAAGATAGCACGGCATCCGAGGTGGCTGGCGAGGGGTGGAGGGTGATACCCATCCAACGGCTCACTCTCAGGATTCTAGTGGTCTTTGGGGGCATTGGGACGATCGCTTCTAGGAATTGTCGCAGGACTTGATGTTGACTTGATGTTGATCGAGGCGATCGCAGCTTAAGAAACTCGAAAATCGTAACCGCCACTACCTCGATCATCCCCCAAGATTTGCGAATGTTCCATCAGTGATTGTGCCGGTTCACCTCGACCGTCTAAGATTCAGTAGCTTATGGCTACCACCCTGGTACTGTCGAGATTTTAAGAAGGTTGCCGATATGTACGATAAGATTACCCCACCCACGAATGGCGATCGCATTACCTTTCGCGATGGCGAACCCATTGTGCCCGATAACCCCATTATTCCCTTTATTCGGGGTGACGGCACGGGGGTTGATATCTGGCCCGCGTCCCAATTGGTGTTTGATGCAGCGGTTGCCAAAGCCTACGGCGGTCAGCGGCGGATTGAGTGGTTCAAGGTTTACGCTGGGGATGAAGCCTGTGATGTCTATGGCACCTACCAATATCTCCCCGAAGATACCCTAACGGCGATTAAAGAGTACGGCGTGGCCATCAAAGGGCCGTTGACGACTCCCATTGGTGGCGGTATTCGCTCCCTCAACGTAGCCCTGCGACAAATCAACGACCTCTATGCCTGCGTACGTCCCTGCAAGTATTACGCCGGCACCCCCTCGCCCCACAAAAGCCCCGAAAAGCTTGATGTGATTGTCTATCGAGAAAATACAGAAGATATCTATCTCGGCATTGAATGGAAGCAGGGCAGCGAGGTGGGCGATCGCCTCATCAAGTTCCTCAACGAGGAGCTGATTCCTGCCACGCCGGAGCACGGCAAGAAGCAAATCCGCCTCGATTCTGGCATTGGCATCAAGCCCATTAGTAAAACCGGCTCCCAGCGCCTCGTGCGCCGCGCCATCCGCCATGCCCTGCGGTTGCCCAAGGACAAGCAACAGGTGACCCTGGTGCATAAGGGCAACATCATGAAATATACCGAAGGGGCCTTTCGTGACTGGGGCTATGAGCTAGCCACCACGGAATTTCGGGCGGAATGTGTTACCGAGCGCGAGTCGTGGATTTTGGGCAACAAGGAAGCCAAGCCTGACCTGAGCATCGAAGACAATGCTCGCCAAGTGGAGCCCGGCTACGATTCCCTAACGCCGGAGAAAAAGGCAGACATCTGTGGGGAAGTCAAAGACGTCTTAGAAGGCATTTGGGACACCCACGGCAACGGGCAATGGAAGGAGAAGATCATGGTGAACGATCGCATCGCCGACAGCATCTTCCAGCAGATTCAAACCCGTCCCGATGAATATTCCATCTTGGCGACGATGAACCTAAATGGCGACTACCTCTCGGATGCGGCAGCAGCGATCGTGGGCGGTTTGGGTATGGGCCCTGGTGCCAACATCGGCGACACCTGCGCTGTCTTTGAAGCCACCCACGGCACTGCTCCTAAGCACGCCGGTCTCGATCGCATCAACCCTGGCTCGGTGATTCTCTCTGGGGTGATGATGTTGGAATACATGGGCTGGCAAGAAGCCGCGGATTTGATCAAGAAGGGACTTGGGGAAGCGATCGCCAACCGGGAGGTCACCTATGATCTCGCCCGGATGATGACCCCACCGGTCAATCCACCGCTGAAATGCTCGGAGTTTGCCCAAGCGATCGTCCAGCGTTTCCAGTAGAATCCCATCCGGTTTCCCGGCTCAGCAGTCATCCCTAGGATTTCAGGGCATGCTGCTGAGCCATCAGCAGCTCCTGAATACCCGTTTCTGCATAGTCCAACATCTGGTTCAGTTGACCACGGTTGAAACAGTTTTCCTCCGCTGTGCCCTGGATTTCTAAGATATTCAACTGCTCATCCAAGACAACGTTTAAGTCCACATCCGCCGCCACATCTTCTGGATAGTTCAAGTCCAAAAACGGTTCTCCCTCCAGCAACCCCACGGAAACCGCGGCTACCTGTCGGCAAATGGGCGATCGCTCCAACTCTCCCTTGTCCAGCAGCGATTGAATGGCATCGGTGAGCGCCACAAAGCCGCCAGTAATGGACGTGGTGCGCGTACCCGCATCGGCTTGGAGAACATCCGCATCTACCATCAGCGTCCGCTCCCCGAGAATCTTCATATCCAGGGCAGAGCGCAGACTGCGGCCAATCAAACGCTGAATTTCCTGGGTACGCCCCGAAAGCTTCATCACCTCCCGCGTACAGCGCTGGGGTGTGGCGCTGGGCAACATGCGATATTCTGCCGTTAGCCAGCCTTGGCCCGATCCTTCCAAAAAGCGGGGCACACCGGGCTGAATCGTGACGCTACAGAGGACTTGGGTATTGCCGCAGTGGGCTAAAACTGACCCGGCTGCATAGCGGGTAAAGTGTCGCTCAAAGCGCACCGGACGCAGTTGATCTGCTGCCCGACCATCGGGACGTTGCCAAGCCATGCCTCTTTTCCTTGATTGTTTACAAAGTTTCCTCAGACTATCTCGATCTGCTGAGGACAGCGCTAGAAGTGTCGCAAAAGTTGATGGTAACGAGGTAGACTCCATTCAATGAGGCTACGTTACCGGGTTTCGGCTTCGCTCAACCCTCGTCTCGTCAGGACTTGAGTATTGAGCGCAGTCGAAATGCCTAGCCATTGTTGCGTCTTCCCACCTACGAATACTAGATTCAGTGGAATCATGGGGCGATCGCTTCCTCATCCCTCAGGCCAGCGCCAGTTGTAAGCATTCCATTCCGTCATTCCCTGAATCTCGTACTCCATGCCATTTTCAAAGCGCACAATGCTGGTGAGAGACGGCTCGGCGCTCGGGCTATCCATGGGCAGAGTTGATAGATTCACCACCGTGCAGGGAAACCAGGTTTCATCACAGGACGTGCCTTCCTGCACCCATTCCCATAGGCGGTTGGACACCTCAATGCGATCGCCCACATGCAAATGGCGAGAGGCATCATCCCGATTTAGGGCTTGATTGATATGGGCATCGGTGACTTGATTCAGCCATTGGGGGCCATACTGATCGCGGATGAACTGCACCGACCCGGAATCTTGCCCCCGCAGCCAATCATTCAGCAGCGTGGCCCGCCAGCGGATACCCTGTTCTTCCTGAGCTACCACAAACTGCAGGAGAGCTTGCCGCTGGTCATCGGTGAGAGCATCGAGGGGATTGTCTGTAGGGGCGATCGCGGCTAGATCGAGGAATGATTCTGCCACCTGGGCCAGGATCTGCTTCTGTCGATCGTCGAGTGGGCAGCCCTTCTCATCACATTGGGTAAAGGCGGTTCTTAAAAGTGCGTCAATTTCCGCTTGAGTCATCAATGCAAAGTATAGATAAACCCTTGGGTTAGTCAAAGACGGATGTATTGAACAGATAGCACCCTTGATGGCCCCAAGACAAGCAAGGCGATCGCTCTTGACCGAACCAGAGGTCAGCGTTTTGTTAGCAATTCACGATAAGCTGAGGAGAATAATACCAAGTAGCGATCGCCTCATTGGGAGTGGAGCCATGAAGTTTCGAGCCGTCATCACCGCAATTTTGGTAGGCGTCTTTTGGCTGATGAGTCAGGTGATCTCGTCTCCAGCCTATGCCCTCACGGAAGTTAAATTGACGGACGTATCCTACACCACCTGTCCAGAAGAGTTGGTTGATGGCAATGTCACCGCTGGGGGAGCCAGCCGCGAAGCGAAGTGCTACATGATCACCGGAACGGCCGTGAACACCTCCGGGCGACCGGTGCTGAATGCCGATGTATTTGGGCGAATTTATGACGCCAGCGGCAACCCCGTTATGCAAAACCGCACTAGGGTCGGCTCTATTGATGAGGTGCCGCCGGGGGAAAGTTCCTTTGAGCTGCGGATTACGGTGGCGGCAAACCAGGCAGAACCCTTGCAGCTAGAACAGTTTAAGGCATCTGGCTTTACGGGACGGGTGCGGCGCTAGGCTAGGGTCGTCACGTTATCGAAATAATCTTGTAGATGGCGATCGTTGTCGGCGCTGAGGTGGCCAATGGGCAACTCCGATCGCTCAAAGGCTTGCACACCTTGGATTTCTAGCGTATCTTCCACCGCCGTTTTTCCAGTGACCTGAACGGCGATCGCTACGCAGATGGAATGAAAGCGGCGATCGCGATCCGGGGCAGAGTAAACTCCCACGAGGCGATCCACCTTCGTTAACTGCAGGCCCGTTTCCTCCACCAATTCTCGCTGGATGGTCGATTCAATCGTCTCGCCCCATTCCACCATGCCGCCGGGCAGCGCCCACTTACCGTTATCCCGCCGCTGGATGAGGACAATGCGCCCATCGGGCAGCACTGGGATGATGCTGGTACCCGTAATCGGGTGATGAAAAATGAGCCCAAGGACAGACTGAAAAAGATTCCACAACCGATTCATAACGTGTTAAGCATTGTTGAGTAGCAGCACAAGTGGTGTGCAGTCCATGTCTGTCATAGCGCATCTGATGGGAACCTGAACAGATTCCGTCTGCCCTGTTGACGAATGGCATTAGGCGATCGGGTCGGTGCTGTCTAGCTCGGCCAAATCGGCTAAGACTTGATCAGCGTGCTCCGCTGGTTTAACCTTGCGATAAATTTTTTCGATGACGCCATCGGCACCAATGATAAACGTATGGCGCATGATGCCCATATATTCCTTGCCCATAAATTTCTTCAGCCCATAGCTTTCATAGGCCGTAGCCACCGCCGCATCGCCATCACAGAGCAGGGGAAAGGGTAAGTCGTACTTGGTGGTGAATTTGGTATGGGCTTTGGCATCATCGGTGCTGACACCCAAGACGACCACATGTTGGGACTGCAGATCTGGGTAGCGATCGCGGAAACCGCAGGCTTCTTTGGTGCAGCCGGGGGTATTGTCGCGGGGGTAAAAATAGAGCACCACCCGCTGACCCTTGAGAGACGAGAGGCTAACGGTATTACCATCGCCATCCTGTAGGGTAAAGTCTGGGGCTAGATCGCCGGGATTTAAGGGCATACGAGGAAGCAGAACGCTAAAGATCTAGAGTTCATTCTATCGGATGTCTGTCCTGGGTTGACCCAAAAGGTTGGGCAGGGTGTGTAGGGGCGATCGCTGAGAACTATGGGATCCTCCCTGCAAAAATCCAGACAGTATGGCTACGTTTTGTGCCATCCCCCACAGATTTTCCTGGAGAGAATTGCTGATTTTCAGCCTAGGCGCTTTGGAAAGGGCTCAATCGGTGGCATGATATTGAATTAGCATGGCTCAATTTTGTGTCTATCGTAGGCTGCGGTTATGGGGTTTGCAGATCTCTCGATTGTGGAAATAGCGGAAGACCACCACCTCTCGGTGGACAATGTTTTTCGGTTGTGCGATCGCTTGCAGATTTCCTACAAAACACCCCAGACTCGCCTGGCTTTGGAAGACGTGAAAGCGATTATTGAACTCATTGCCCAAGAAGGTGGACATCCATCGTCCTAGGGCAATTCATCTGATTTTTGTACGCCATCCAACCTTGATGAGTACTTTGGCTTATTTGTTTCAGACAAAACATATCGGAGAATTGGCCTAGCACTGGGCACCTATGCCAAGTAGCCTGTTCTGGCGATAAGGTTGACATCCGGTCTTATAACAAATATTCCAGCCAGACGAGGATAACGAGCCAACGCGATCGCTAAGTTGGGGCCCATGTGGAGATTTCACCAAGCTACGTTTCCAAGGAGAACCATGTTCAAAAGACTCATTTGGCTTGTGGTCATGGCTGCATTCCTAACCTTCCAGACCTTTGTGGGAGTGGCAAATGCAGCAGAGTTAGACCTAGAGACCCGCACCATTCCGTTAAACGATAAGGGCGAAACCCTGGTGCTCAATCAATCCCAAGTGGTTGAGGGTAAGCGCCTATTTAACTATGCCTGTGGGCAATGCCATGCTGGGGGCGTCACCAAAACCAACTTTAACGTTGACCTAAGCCCGGCGTCGTTGGCCCTAGCTACTCCTCCACGTACCAACGTGGAAGCGCTTGTAGACTACATGAAAGACCCCACCACCTACGATGGTCTGGAGTCGATCGCTGAGCTACACCCAGCTATGAGCAGCGCGGACGTGTTCCCCAAAATGCGGAACCTCACAGACGATGATCTAGTGGCGATCGCCGGTCATATCTTGGTTCAGCCGAAGGTGCTCGGTGAGCGCTGGGGTGCTGGCAAGACTCGGTATAGCACCTAGACGTCAAATCCGATCTCTAGACTGATAGCGCTGCCGACCGTTCTACCGCTGAGTAGGAGCATCTTGCTTGGATGTGGAGGGTGGGCAGCGCTTTGTTTGTGGATCTACGCCTGCTGGTCTTTGCCTACTGGTAGTCGCCAGATCCATTGACCAGCCTATAGATGAACCAACGCTGTTTCTGGAATGCCTCGCATCTTCAGGTAGCGTTATGATCGAAGCCGTGACCTGGTTTGACTGGCTATGATGTTGACTGTTTTATCCCCTGCCCGCCGTTTGCTGCGCCGCTGTTTAGTGCTAGGCGTGGCGATCGCCCTTTGGCTATCCCTGACCACTCCTGCCCAAGCCGCATCCGTCGATCCGTTTATTCGGCGATACTTTGATGCCGCCGAGCCCGTTGCGCTGCCGGCCAATGCGGCGGGTGAAACCCAGCTTTTTTCAGCGGAAGATTTTGCCGCTGGCAAGGAATTTTTTAGCAGCACCTGCATTAACTGCCATGTCGGTGGAGCGACACTACCAAACCCCACCGAATCCCTAGCGCTGGATGTTCTCAAAGGGGCCACACCCTCCCGCGATAATATCCAAGCGATCGTTGCCTTTATGCGTCAACCCATGACTTATGACGGACAAGAAGTCTCGTTTTGGTGTCGGGAAGTGCCTGCTACCTGGCTGAGTGATGCAGAGGCAGAAACAGTGGCGGCCTTTGTGTTGCGGGCAGCGGAGAAAGCGCCAGGCTGGGGTACGAGCGAGTTTTGAGCGATCGCGACTGTCCCGTAGTCCGCCGAATTGGGGCAGGAATTTTCCATAAATTCTTAGGGATGTGACGTTGCCCCTACAAAACGGGATAGAATCGTAAAAGAATTCAGTTCATAACGTCTGCGGCGTGGCGACGTACAGACGTTGAAAGGATCCCTGCGGGTGGACAACGAATGGCGGCTAAAAACGTCCTGTTTCGCTTCCCCACGTCAGGGCCGTCACGGGGGTAACCCCTGACTCCTAGCGTTGTATGCACTGCATCAACGGTGGGCCCACGCCACACGTCGAGTTATGCAAAGCGTTTCATACGAGATACCTATGAGATTGATTGCGTTGATGTCTAGAAGTTTGAGCGTGATGGTTTGCACCCTCGCGTTGGTTGCTACCACATTCCTGATGATGGCAGCACCTGCGTCTGCAGAAACCTTCACCGTTAAAATGGGCGCTGACAATGGAATGTTGGCGTTTGAACCCGCAAACCTCACCGTTAAGGCTGGGGACACTGTGAAATGGGTCAACAACAAGCTACCTCCCCACAACGTCATGTTTGAGGGCG is part of the Leptolyngbya sp. CCY15150 genome and encodes:
- the psbV gene encoding photosystem II cytochrome c-550 gives rise to the protein MFKRLIWLVVMAAFLTFQTFVGVANAAELDLETRTIPLNDKGETLVLNQSQVVEGKRLFNYACGQCHAGGVTKTNFNVDLSPASLALATPPRTNVEALVDYMKDPTTYDGLESIAELHPAMSSADVFPKMRNLTDDDLVAIAGHILVQPKVLGERWGAGKTRYST
- a CDS encoding FxLYD domain-containing protein — its product is MAPRQARRSLLTEPEVSVLLAIHDKLRRIIPSSDRLIGSGAMKFRAVITAILVGVFWLMSQVISSPAYALTEVKLTDVSYTTCPEELVDGNVTAGGASREAKCYMITGTAVNTSGRPVLNADVFGRIYDASGNPVMQNRTRVGSIDEVPPGESSFELRITVAANQAEPLQLEQFKASGFTGRVRR
- a CDS encoding translation initiation factor IF-2 codes for the protein MGFADLSIVEIAEDHHLSVDNVFRLCDRLQISYKTPQTRLALEDVKAIIELIAQEGGHPSS
- the psbV2 gene encoding photosystem II cytochrome PsbV2, with product MLTVLSPARRLLRRCLVLGVAIALWLSLTTPAQAASVDPFIRRYFDAAEPVALPANAAGETQLFSAEDFAAGKEFFSSTCINCHVGGATLPNPTESLALDVLKGATPSRDNIQAIVAFMRQPMTYDGQEVSFWCREVPATWLSDAEAETVAAFVLRAAEKAPGWGTSEF
- the bcp gene encoding thioredoxin-dependent thiol peroxidase, which encodes MPLNPGDLAPDFTLQDGDGNTVSLSSLKGQRVVLYFYPRDNTPGCTKEACGFRDRYPDLQSQHVVVLGVSTDDAKAHTKFTTKYDLPFPLLCDGDAAVATAYESYGLKKFMGKEYMGIMRHTFIIGADGVIEKIYRKVKPAEHADQVLADLAELDSTDPIA
- the rph gene encoding ribonuclease PH, translating into MAWQRPDGRAADQLRPVRFERHFTRYAAGSVLAHCGNTQVLCSVTIQPGVPRFLEGSGQGWLTAEYRMLPSATPQRCTREVMKLSGRTQEIQRLIGRSLRSALDMKILGERTLMVDADVLQADAGTRTTSITGGFVALTDAIQSLLDKGELERSPICRQVAAVSVGLLEGEPFLDLNYPEDVAADVDLNVVLDEQLNILEIQGTAEENCFNRGQLNQMLDYAETGIQELLMAQQHALKS
- a CDS encoding NUDIX hydrolase, with product MNRLWNLFQSVLGLIFHHPITGTSIIPVLPDGRIVLIQRRDNGKWALPGGMVEWGETIESTIQRELVEETGLQLTKVDRLVGVYSAPDRDRRFHSICVAIAVQVTGKTAVEDTLEIQGVQAFERSELPIGHLSADNDRHLQDYFDNVTTLA
- the petE gene encoding plastocyanin, yielding MRLIALMSRSLSVMVCTLALVATTFLMMAAPASAETFTVKMGADNGMLAFEPANLTVKAGDTVKWVNNKLPPHNVMFEGDGAKYSHDQLMFSPGEEYAVTFDEAGQFSYYCAPHRGAGMVGKVTVE